The proteins below are encoded in one region of Phaseolus vulgaris cultivar G19833 unplaced genomic scaffold, P. vulgaris v2.0 scaffold_23, whole genome shotgun sequence:
- the LOC137817251 gene encoding uncharacterized protein yields MIVEAREPDQSPELDLYFTKVDLQDVVPHDNDPVVISVVTFGRRVHRVLIDQGSSADVMFWLTFNKLQLLPNQLRPYDGCLYGFARDQVEVRGHVELRTTFTYDTTSRTVSIRYLVINAPSAYNILLGRPALNRIGAVASTRHMKMKLPSLEGAITTIKSDQKAAKKCYQNSLKTKRGVCLITSQP; encoded by the coding sequence atgatAGTAGAAGCACGGGAGCCTGACCAGTCACCTGAGCTCGACCTCTACTTCACGAAGGTTGATTTACAGGATGTGGTCCCACATGATAATGACCCAGTGGTAATCTCAGTGGTGACATTTGGGAGAAGGGTACATCGAGTCCTCAtcgaccaagggagctcggcagatgtaatgttttggttgaccttcaacaagttgcagttgttGCCCAACCAGCTGAGACCTTACGACGGTTGTTTGTACGGTTTCGCTAGAGACCAGGTAGAAGTAAGGGGGCATGTGGAGCTAAGGACGACTTTCACATACGACACCACATCCCGCACCGTCAGTATCAGGTACCTCGTCATCAACGCTCCTTCAGCTTACAACATCCTTTTGGGCAGACCTGCTCTGAATAGGATAGGAGCAGTGGCCTCgacgaggcatatgaagatgaagttaccTTCCCTCGAGGGAGCGATAACTACCATTAAGTCCGACCAGAAGGCGGCAAAGAAGTGCTATCAGAATAGcttgaagacgaagagaggggtATGCTTGATCACCAGCCAACCTTAA